In the Sulfitobacter pacificus genome, one interval contains:
- a CDS encoding gamma-glutamyltransferase — translation MQVSKTVIETEHGVVAAQHRIAAEAGAAVLAAGGDAVDAAIATSFAIGVVEPWMSGPAGGGGLMLWRADEGRAYALNYGMRSPAALDPAEYPLNKDGKSDDLFPWDTVEGERNVQGATAVAVPGLVDGMGKMHARFGTIPWAELLSPAIALAKDGLLVDWFAALNIASSTRALAKDPDAAALFLEDGQWPTVSGWTALADKRLDMSTMARSLQELAEQGARAMYDGDLAQMLARDVQDKGGSLSAEDLRRYNAFFSDPLSFDYRGTRFDVLPGLTAGPTMQEAMKVMAARALDATVPGAAAYGAYTDGLDAAYATRLETMGYDGETHGHEGCTTHFSVVDKRGNMVSQTQTLLSIFGSRVVSPSTGFLLNNGIMWFDPVQGRPNSLAPDKPCLMNVCPVLGSKGDTRFAFGASGGRKIVSAVTQLASFVADFDMDLADTFHQPRIDVSGGDTIVADETLPDDVLAALRSKKPVVTTKRTIFPYAFACPAGVMRKNGKNSGCTEIMSPWGDAIAENKGSA, via the coding sequence ATGCAGGTCAGCAAAACGGTAATCGAGACCGAACATGGCGTGGTTGCGGCCCAGCACCGTATCGCCGCCGAGGCAGGTGCCGCCGTGCTGGCCGCCGGTGGGGATGCGGTCGACGCGGCTATCGCCACCTCCTTTGCCATCGGCGTAGTCGAACCTTGGATGAGCGGCCCTGCCGGGGGCGGCGGTCTGATGCTGTGGCGTGCGGATGAGGGGCGTGCCTATGCGTTAAACTATGGCATGCGCTCACCCGCGGCACTTGATCCGGCGGAATATCCGCTGAACAAGGACGGGAAATCCGACGATCTGTTCCCTTGGGACACGGTTGAGGGCGAACGCAATGTGCAAGGTGCTACGGCGGTTGCCGTGCCGGGGCTTGTCGATGGTATGGGCAAGATGCACGCCCGTTTTGGCACCATACCTTGGGCGGAACTTTTGTCCCCCGCCATTGCACTGGCGAAAGACGGCTTGCTGGTTGATTGGTTTGCCGCGCTGAATATCGCCTCTTCCACACGTGCCCTGGCCAAAGACCCCGACGCCGCCGCGCTGTTTCTCGAGGACGGGCAGTGGCCGACGGTGTCAGGCTGGACCGCGCTGGCGGACAAACGGCTTGATATGTCCACCATGGCCCGCAGCCTGCAAGAGCTGGCCGAACAGGGCGCACGGGCGATGTATGACGGGGATCTGGCGCAGATGCTGGCCCGCGATGTGCAGGACAAAGGCGGCTCCCTGTCTGCCGAGGACCTGCGCCGTTACAACGCGTTTTTCAGTGACCCACTGTCGTTCGACTATCGCGGCACACGCTTTGATGTGCTGCCCGGTTTGACCGCAGGTCCGACCATGCAGGAGGCCATGAAAGTGATGGCGGCCCGCGCGCTGGACGCCACCGTGCCGGGCGCTGCCGCTTACGGTGCCTATACCGACGGGCTGGACGCCGCTTATGCGACGCGGCTTGAAACCATGGGTTATGACGGCGAAACCCATGGTCATGAAGGCTGCACCACGCATTTCTCTGTTGTTGATAAACGGGGCAATATGGTCAGCCAGACGCAAACACTGCTATCGATTTTCGGCAGCCGCGTTGTGTCCCCCTCAACGGGTTTCCTGCTGAACAACGGGATCATGTGGTTTGATCCCGTGCAAGGGCGGCCCAATTCACTGGCCCCTGACAAACCCTGTCTGATGAATGTCTGTCCCGTGTTGGGATCAAAGGGCGACACCCGTTTTGCCTTTGGCGCATCAGGCGGCCGCAAGATCGTTTCGGCAGTGACCCAGTTGGCGAGCTTCGTCGCTGATTTCGACATGGATCTGGCCGATACCTTTCACCAGCCCCGCATTGATGTTTCGGGGGGTGACACGATTGTTGCCGATGAAACGCTGCCCGACGATGTGCTTGCCGCATTGCGCAGCAAAAAGCCTGTCGTCACCACAAAACGCACGATATTCCCCTATGCCTTTGCATGCCCTGCCGGGGTGATGCGCAAAAATGGCAAGAATTCAGGCTGCACAGAAATTATGTCCCCTTGGGGGGATGCCATTGCCGAAAACAAGGGATCAGCATGA
- a CDS encoding ABC transporter ATP-binding protein — MTDTETPFLELRNVTKTYKIKQGLFGETKSLNALKDLSLKLSKGDVLGLVGESGCGKSTLAKILLGLEAPTSGKVLVDGTPIGGHDRLALARRIQPIFQDPYSSLNPRKTIQDLIALPLRVHKVGDEASRTKAVREILDVVGLPSRVLTNYPSQMSGGQRQRVAIARALVMRPQIVICDEPTSALDVSVQSQILNLLGDLRQEFGLTYLFISHDLAVVEHLATQVAVMYLGRIVEETDAAALFDNARHPYSQALLKSVLTPDPAMEVPDTQLGMAYPNPIDPPSGCHFHPRCPQATALCKTQTPRPITDTQGLVECHLHDPKADMAQTAQEALT; from the coding sequence ATGACCGATACAGAGACCCCTTTTCTTGAACTGCGCAACGTTACCAAGACCTATAAAATCAAACAGGGCCTGTTTGGCGAAACCAAATCGCTGAATGCGCTCAAGGATCTGTCCCTGAAGCTGAGCAAAGGTGACGTACTGGGCCTTGTCGGCGAAAGTGGCTGTGGCAAATCCACCCTTGCCAAGATTCTGCTGGGGCTGGAGGCCCCGACCTCTGGTAAGGTGCTTGTTGATGGCACGCCGATTGGCGGGCACGACCGGCTGGCACTGGCACGGCGGATTCAGCCGATTTTTCAGGATCCCTATTCCTCGCTCAACCCGCGCAAGACCATTCAGGATCTGATCGCCCTGCCCCTGCGGGTGCATAAGGTCGGCGATGAGGCCAGCCGCACCAAAGCCGTGCGCGAAATTCTCGATGTGGTTGGGCTGCCCTCGCGGGTGTTGACCAACTACCCCAGCCAGATGTCCGGTGGCCAGCGCCAGCGTGTGGCAATTGCCCGCGCCTTGGTGATGCGCCCGCAGATCGTGATCTGTGATGAACCCACCTCGGCGCTGGATGTTTCGGTGCAAAGCCAGATCCTGAACCTGCTGGGTGATCTGCGTCAGGAATTCGGCCTGACCTACCTGTTCATCAGCCATGATCTGGCCGTGGTCGAACATCTGGCGACACAGGTGGCGGTGATGTATCTGGGCCGGATCGTTGAAGAGACAGATGCCGCCGCGCTGTTTGACAATGCGCGTCATCCCTACTCTCAGGCGCTGCTGAAATCCGTGTTGACGCCCGATCCCGCGATGGAGGTGCCCGACACGCAACTGGGCATGGCCTATCCCAACCCGATTGACCCGCCGTCGGGCTGTCATTTCCACCCGCGTTGTCCGCAGGCAACGGCGCTGTGCAAAACTCAGACGCCACGCCCGATCACCGACACACAGGGCTTGGTCGAATGCCATTTACACGATCCCAAGGCCGATATGGCGCAGACAGCACAAGAGGCCCTGACGTGA